In the genome of Hyphobacterium sp. CCMP332, one region contains:
- the ubiE gene encoding bifunctional demethylmenaquinone methyltransferase/2-methoxy-6-polyprenyl-1,4-benzoquinol methylase UbiE produces the protein MTVVPYKEKKSGKKEQVAEMFDNISGNYDFLNHFLSLGIDIIWRRKAINLLRKSNPKIILDVATGTADFAIQSLSLKPNQVIGVDISEGMLEKGREKIHKKGLEKVIQLKSGDSEDLPFEDNYFDAVIVAFGVRNFENLELGLSNIIRVLKPEGQLVVLEFSKPKKFPMKQLFSFYFKFILPVLGKIVSKDKSAYTYLPESVDAFPEGHSFNIILEKIGFKKVKNIPLTFGISSIYIGQK, from the coding sequence ATGACAGTAGTTCCGTACAAAGAGAAAAAGAGTGGGAAGAAAGAGCAGGTAGCTGAGATGTTTGACAACATTTCAGGGAATTACGATTTTCTTAATCATTTCTTAAGCCTGGGAATAGACATAATCTGGCGAAGAAAAGCCATAAATCTTTTAAGGAAGTCAAATCCGAAAATAATTCTTGATGTAGCTACGGGAACTGCGGATTTTGCCATACAATCTCTATCACTAAAGCCCAATCAGGTCATTGGAGTTGACATTTCAGAAGGGATGCTTGAAAAGGGGCGTGAAAAAATACATAAAAAAGGTCTTGAAAAGGTTATACAATTAAAAAGCGGAGATTCTGAAGATCTTCCTTTTGAAGACAATTATTTTGATGCGGTTATCGTTGCATTTGGAGTTAGAAACTTTGAAAATCTAGAACTTGGACTATCAAATATTATTAGAGTATTGAAGCCGGAAGGTCAGTTGGTGGTTTTAGAGTTTTCAAAACCAAAGAAATTCCCAATGAAGCAACTTTTTAGTTTTTACTTTAAGTTTATTTTACCTGTATTGGGAAAAATAGTATCCAAAGATAAATCCGCTTATACCTATCTTCCGGAGTCCGTCGATGCTTTTCCCGAAGGGCATAGTTTTAATATAATACTTGAAAAAATTGGTTTTAAAAAAGTGAAAAATATCCCTTTGACTTTCGGAATCAGCTCAATATATATAGGTCAGAAATGA
- a CDS encoding SDR family NAD(P)-dependent oxidoreductase — translation MNKPQTALITGASSGIGEATAKLLAEKKYRLIICGRNSSKLNNLKAELSKKSEVESLTFDIRQKDNVFKAIETLPGQFRNINVLINNAGNAHGLASIQDGSVEDWDAMIDGNVKGLLYVTKAVLPLMKAQEKKHIINIGSIAGKEVYKNGNVYCASKYAVDALNTAMRYDFQELGIKVSEINPGLVETGFSEVRFKGDKAKANSVYRGFTPLRASDIADLIYYVISAPAHVNIAETLILPSDQAASTMVKKSN, via the coding sequence TTGAATAAGCCTCAAACAGCTTTAATTACCGGAGCAAGTTCGGGAATCGGTGAAGCCACGGCTAAGCTTTTAGCTGAAAAGAAATATCGATTGATAATTTGTGGGAGAAACAGCTCAAAACTTAACAATTTAAAAGCTGAACTCAGTAAAAAATCTGAGGTGGAAAGTTTAACTTTTGATATAAGGCAAAAAGATAATGTTTTCAAAGCGATAGAAACTCTTCCCGGACAATTCCGCAATATCAATGTTCTAATTAACAATGCCGGAAATGCACATGGCCTCGCCAGCATTCAGGATGGAAGTGTTGAAGACTGGGATGCGATGATTGATGGCAATGTAAAAGGCTTATTATACGTTACTAAAGCCGTATTACCCTTAATGAAGGCACAGGAAAAAAAGCATATCATTAATATTGGATCGATAGCTGGAAAAGAAGTTTATAAGAATGGAAATGTTTATTGTGCCTCCAAATATGCAGTTGATGCCTTAAATACTGCCATGAGATATGATTTCCAGGAATTGGGAATAAAAGTATCGGAAATAAATCCCGGTTTAGTCGAAACGGGCTTTTCAGAAGTTCGATTTAAGGGAGATAAGGCAAAAGCCAATAGTGTATATAGAGGATTTACACCTTTGCGCGCTAGCGATATTGCAGACTTAATTTATTATGTTATATCAGCCCCGGCGCATGTCAATATAGCAGAAACACTCATTCTTCCTTCAGATCAGGCCGCTTCAACGATGGTGAAAAAGAGCAATTAG
- a CDS encoding alpha/beta hydrolase, with translation MEKTHEFSLKANYYQIGKPKDPERIWLVCHGYGQLASRFIKKFIALDQNKNLIIAPEGLSHFYLDGLSGNVGASWMTKHNRELEIENQFSFLESLMISKVKASKAKRISLLGFSQGGATICRWISKSEIIFDDLYLWATIFPPDMSTDFLDKTLLGKNVRIFYGDKDPFLKNEHIQKTKQLMDRVPQLKIVKFEGDHRVIPEVLIKHMD, from the coding sequence ATGGAGAAAACACATGAATTTAGCCTTAAAGCCAATTATTATCAAATTGGAAAACCAAAAGATCCGGAACGCATTTGGCTGGTATGCCATGGGTATGGTCAGCTGGCCTCACGATTTATCAAAAAATTTATTGCGCTAGATCAAAATAAAAATTTAATCATTGCACCTGAGGGTCTTTCGCACTTTTATTTGGATGGATTAAGCGGAAATGTTGGTGCTTCCTGGATGACTAAACACAACAGGGAACTGGAGATCGAAAATCAATTTTCCTTTCTGGAATCTCTGATGATCTCAAAAGTAAAGGCAAGCAAAGCCAAAAGAATTAGCCTGTTGGGTTTTTCTCAGGGAGGTGCTACAATATGCCGTTGGATTTCAAAAAGCGAGATTATTTTTGACGATTTATATCTCTGGGCAACTATTTTCCCACCTGATATGAGTACAGATTTTCTGGATAAAACGCTCTTAGGAAAAAATGTTAGAATATTTTACGGTGACAAAGATCCTTTCTTAAAAAATGAACATATCCAGAAAACAAAACAACTCATGGATCGTGTTCCGCAACTCAAAATAGTCAAATTCGAAGGAGATCATCGCGTTATACCCGAAGTATTAATTAAACATATGGATTAG
- a CDS encoding tetratricopeptide repeat protein encodes MQKYFWIGFSFLLFSLSAVLSFCTDQNDESKKSKQDQVSEFLNLSNEATFVGSENCISCHSEIHEDYVHTGKGRAFHLVDKDKSIEDFSNIHVYDSFSGYHYTAFWKGNDMIVREYRLAIGDTTYIRDVKAQFVIGSGNQTRSYLFEENGYFYELPITWYVKKGIWDLSPGYENGANTRFSRPISQMCMNCHNSDFEFVDFSVNKFLSLGNGIGCEKCHGPGSLHVEKRNSGIDHSDSIDYSIVNPKHLSLELQFDVCRQCHLEGVTVSKAGKDFMDFRPGMSLNDFWEVFIPVGENANDFGFASHVERLQMSECFKASGVKMNCTTCHDPHKPLAENAVSFYNEKCQKCHGMDACGADHQSLSINNNSCIACHMPKDGTTDIPHVSTSDHFIRVYMDNSEKRSEESDGLKEFRNFTSEQENKRDVFLANLEYYEKVEQNPGYLERIEVFISEVEREKKIKYYYLTKQELPAHLLSQSPNSEANPYTAFYLGEILKRQNENAIPWLERAVNLAPDNLDFARRLGNAYMDVRDISRAKIIFLGIYNKNRLELPALVNLGFIYQLEGDFPKALQFTKQALELDPLYLRARENLINIYLNLGDMDSATKYLNALILDYPEKAQYRNLKSQIESMRAN; translated from the coding sequence ATGCAAAAATATTTCTGGATAGGATTTTCATTTTTATTGTTTTCGCTGAGCGCTGTGCTTAGTTTTTGTACCGATCAGAATGACGAATCTAAAAAATCAAAACAAGATCAAGTAAGTGAGTTCTTAAACCTATCAAATGAAGCCACATTTGTAGGAAGCGAAAACTGCATCTCTTGTCATTCTGAAATTCATGAGGATTATGTTCACACGGGAAAAGGCCGTGCTTTTCACCTGGTCGACAAGGACAAAAGCATAGAAGACTTTAGCAATATCCATGTATATGATTCTTTTTCGGGATATCACTACACGGCATTTTGGAAAGGCAATGATATGATTGTACGGGAATATCGTCTTGCAATAGGAGATACAACCTATATAAGAGATGTCAAGGCTCAATTTGTTATTGGTTCCGGTAATCAGACTAGATCCTATTTGTTTGAAGAAAATGGATATTTCTATGAATTGCCGATCACCTGGTATGTAAAAAAAGGCATTTGGGACTTAAGTCCGGGTTATGAAAATGGGGCAAATACGAGGTTTTCAAGGCCGATCAGTCAAATGTGCATGAACTGTCATAACTCCGATTTTGAATTTGTCGATTTTTCTGTCAATAAATTTTTAAGTCTCGGGAATGGAATCGGATGCGAAAAATGCCATGGTCCCGGAAGCCTGCATGTCGAAAAAAGGAATTCCGGAATTGACCATAGTGATTCCATCGATTACAGCATAGTCAACCCCAAACATCTAAGTTTGGAATTACAATTTGATGTATGCAGACAATGTCATTTGGAAGGAGTAACTGTTAGCAAGGCCGGAAAGGATTTCATGGATTTTAGACCGGGAATGTCATTGAATGATTTTTGGGAAGTATTTATTCCGGTTGGTGAGAATGCCAATGATTTTGGCTTCGCATCTCATGTTGAAAGATTGCAAATGAGTGAATGTTTTAAAGCTTCCGGAGTTAAGATGAACTGTACCACATGCCATGATCCTCATAAGCCTCTTGCCGAAAATGCGGTATCATTTTATAATGAGAAATGTCAGAAATGTCATGGAATGGATGCTTGCGGAGCCGATCATCAAAGTCTTTCAATTAATAATAACAGCTGCATAGCCTGTCATATGCCCAAGGACGGTACTACGGATATCCCGCATGTTTCCACATCAGACCACTTTATTCGTGTATACATGGACAATTCGGAAAAAAGGAGCGAGGAAAGCGATGGATTGAAGGAATTCAGAAATTTTACATCGGAACAAGAGAATAAAAGGGATGTATTTCTGGCCAATCTGGAGTATTATGAAAAAGTTGAACAAAACCCCGGGTATCTTGAAAGGATAGAAGTTTTTATTTCAGAAGTAGAGCGCGAGAAGAAGATTAAATACTATTACCTCACAAAACAAGAACTGCCGGCCCATTTATTATCACAAAGCCCAAACAGCGAGGCCAATCCCTATACAGCTTTTTATTTAGGTGAAATTTTAAAGCGACAAAATGAGAATGCCATTCCCTGGCTGGAAAGAGCGGTGAATTTAGCACCTGATAATTTAGATTTTGCAAGACGACTCGGTAATGCCTATATGGATGTAAGGGATATTTCCAGAGCCAAAATCATATTTTTAGGGATTTATAATAAAAATAGACTGGAATTGCCCGCATTGGTCAATCTCGGTTTTATTTATCAACTGGAAGGAGATTTTCCCAAAGCATTACAATTCACCAAACAAGCGCTTGAATTGGATCCTTTGTATTTAAGAGCCAGAGAAAATTTAATCAATATTTATCTGAATTTAGGAGATATGGATAGTGCAACAAAATACCTGAACGCCTTAATATTGGATTATCCTGAAAAAGCTCAATATAGAAATCTAAAATCACAGATTGAATCCATGAGGGCAAACTAA
- a CDS encoding saccharopine dehydrogenase NADP-binding domain-containing protein, translating to MNKILIIGAGHSSSTLIKYLINEGQKESWEIIVADLNYDLAIKKSAGYSNVEGIKFDISDTPAAENTISNVDVVISMLPAFLHIEVAKVCLRQKKHLLTASYNTEEISALSSETKSNDNLILMEMGLDPGIDHMSAMRVIDKIRSEGHYLDTFETFTGGLLAANGKDNPWNYKFTWNPRNVVLAGQGIVKFIQEGRFKYIPYHKLFRRTERIHIPDHGYFEGYANRDSLKYRSVYGLEDVRTLYRGTLRRPGFCKAWNIFVQLGATDDTYQMEGVKELTHRQFLNSFLYYNPHDSIELKLAHYMGLEMEGEEMYMLRWIGMFDEEPVGIDKGTPAQILEHILKKKWTLSPEDKDMIVMYHKFIFRLKDSDELKEINSHMVVLGDDAENTGMSKTVGLPLAIATKLLMKGKIKARGVCVPTDPLIYEPVLNELESVGIIFNEYEVK from the coding sequence ATGAACAAAATCCTCATAATTGGAGCAGGCCACTCCTCCAGCACATTAATAAAATATCTTATCAATGAAGGGCAAAAAGAGTCCTGGGAAATAATTGTCGCCGACCTCAATTATGATCTGGCAATAAAAAAATCCGCCGGATACTCCAATGTTGAGGGAATTAAATTTGATATTTCTGATACTCCTGCTGCAGAGAATACAATTTCTAATGTTGATGTGGTGATATCAATGTTGCCGGCATTTCTGCATATAGAAGTCGCAAAAGTTTGCCTTAGGCAAAAGAAACATTTGTTGACCGCATCATATAATACAGAAGAAATATCCGCATTGAGTTCAGAAACCAAGAGTAATGATAACCTGATTCTCATGGAAATGGGTTTAGATCCCGGGATCGATCACATGTCGGCCATGAGGGTAATCGATAAAATACGATCGGAAGGACACTATCTTGATACATTTGAGACTTTTACAGGAGGGCTTTTGGCAGCCAATGGAAAAGACAATCCATGGAATTATAAATTTACCTGGAATCCTAGAAATGTAGTTTTAGCAGGTCAGGGAATAGTAAAATTTATACAGGAAGGCCGATTTAAGTATATTCCCTATCACAAATTGTTTCGAAGAACAGAACGAATTCATATACCTGATCATGGATACTTTGAAGGATATGCCAATAGAGATTCGCTAAAATACCGTTCTGTATATGGCCTGGAAGATGTCAGAACATTATACAGGGGAACTTTGCGAAGACCGGGTTTTTGCAAAGCCTGGAATATTTTTGTCCAACTGGGCGCAACAGATGATACTTATCAAATGGAAGGTGTGAAAGAACTCACTCATCGTCAATTTTTGAATTCCTTTTTGTATTACAACCCTCATGATTCAATCGAACTGAAACTGGCACATTATATGGGTCTTGAAATGGAAGGTGAGGAAATGTACATGTTGCGATGGATTGGAATGTTTGATGAAGAACCTGTTGGAATTGACAAGGGAACACCGGCACAAATTCTTGAGCATATCCTAAAAAAGAAATGGACACTTTCTCCTGAAGATAAAGACATGATCGTCATGTATCACAAATTTATATTCAGATTAAAGGATTCAGACGAATTAAAAGAAATTAATTCCCACATGGTAGTTCTGGGAGATGATGCTGAAAATACAGGCATGTCGAAAACCGTGGGATTGCCACTCGCAATTGCAACCAAACTATTAATGAAAGGAAAAATTAAAGCGAGAGGTGTTTGTGTGCCTACTGATCCGCTTATCTACGAACCAGTGTTGAACGAATTGGAATCAGTAGGTATCATTTTTAATGAATACGAGGTGAAATAG
- a CDS encoding PorT family protein, translating to MRVLIAILLCLSLGQKVYSQSAYRPELNLPYYDDKWFHPGFFVAVNFANYYLQHDPNFFTPSRLDSVVAANPIGSPGITLGFIAGLRLHDQVHFKFLPGVSFYTRGVELDFANGERVRETIENTFLELPLMLKVRSQRKKNFRMYILGGVKPSLEIGSRLKERTEDQLRTLSSDVAIEYGFGFDFYFEMFKFAPEIRFSHGFNNMINSDPNIFATSVESLKSHTVTIYLNFE from the coding sequence ATGAGAGTTTTAATAGCAATATTGCTCTGTTTGAGTCTGGGACAAAAAGTTTACAGTCAATCCGCATACAGGCCGGAACTCAATTTGCCATATTACGATGACAAATGGTTTCACCCGGGATTTTTTGTGGCTGTTAATTTTGCCAACTATTATTTGCAGCATGATCCCAATTTTTTTACACCATCAAGGTTGGATTCTGTTGTAGCAGCAAACCCAATAGGAAGCCCGGGGATAACTTTGGGATTTATCGCCGGACTTCGATTGCACGATCAGGTCCATTTTAAGTTTCTTCCCGGAGTAAGTTTTTACACCAGGGGTGTTGAACTGGATTTTGCAAATGGAGAGCGGGTGAGAGAAACCATTGAGAATACCTTTTTGGAATTACCCCTTATGCTTAAAGTGAGATCCCAAAGAAAAAAGAATTTCAGAATGTATATTTTGGGAGGCGTTAAACCAAGTCTTGAAATTGGTTCCAGATTGAAAGAGCGCACCGAAGATCAGCTGAGGACACTAAGTTCTGATGTTGCAATTGAGTATGGCTTTGGATTCGATTTCTATTTCGAAATGTTCAAATTTGCTCCTGAAATCCGTTTTTCACATGGTTTTAATAATATGATCAATTCCGATCCTAATATATTTGCAACCAGTGTGGAAAGTCTGAAGTCCCATACTGTAACCATTTATTTAAATTTTGAATAA
- a CDS encoding protein-glutamate O-methyltransferase CheR: MARESQSIPPNQGKPHLKKNEDLNIEIIDSVINHLLNYYQLDFSGYAKASLSRRIEHLITIFGLDDADELLVKIKEEPDFKISLVHEITVGATEMFRDPPFWIALKNEIIPNISNSGKLKIWIAGCSTGEEIFSLAILLKEAEIFDKVEILATDLDPLVIDIARKGYYFNHSFVKNSENYVHAQGNKTLDFYCVKGGLGYQMDLSLLENVKFKCHDLVQQTIETTFDIIFCRNVLIYFDQKLQNQTLKKIRQNLREGSYLGLGVKESIMWLKESNQFEAIKRYEKIYKVKANGENT; encoded by the coding sequence ATGGCAAGAGAATCACAGTCCATACCACCAAATCAGGGCAAACCTCATCTCAAAAAAAATGAAGACCTTAATATTGAGATAATTGATTCGGTTATTAACCACTTGCTGAATTATTATCAATTGGATTTTAGCGGTTATGCAAAAGCATCTTTGTCAAGGAGAATAGAACACCTCATTACAATTTTTGGTCTTGACGATGCTGATGAACTGCTAGTGAAAATTAAAGAAGAGCCCGATTTTAAAATTAGTCTCGTCCATGAAATCACTGTGGGTGCCACAGAAATGTTCAGAGATCCCCCATTTTGGATTGCTCTCAAAAATGAAATTATCCCGAACATTTCAAATTCCGGTAAATTAAAAATTTGGATTGCCGGTTGTTCTACAGGGGAAGAAATATTTTCTCTTGCTATACTTTTAAAGGAAGCAGAAATTTTTGATAAGGTCGAAATTTTGGCCACTGATCTTGACCCCCTCGTTATTGATATTGCCAGAAAGGGCTATTATTTTAATCACAGTTTTGTAAAAAACAGCGAAAACTATGTTCACGCCCAGGGAAATAAGACTCTTGATTTTTATTGTGTGAAAGGAGGACTGGGTTATCAAATGGATTTGTCACTTTTGGAAAATGTAAAGTTTAAATGCCACGACCTTGTTCAGCAAACAATCGAAACAACATTTGATATTATATTCTGTAGAAATGTATTGATTTACTTTGATCAAAAACTTCAAAATCAAACGCTTAAAAAGATACGTCAAAACCTTCGGGAAGGCTCCTATCTTGGACTCGGAGTAAAAGAATCAATAATGTGGTTAAAAGAATCCAACCAGTTTGAAGCTATTAAACGCTATGAGAAAATCTATAAGGTGAAAGCCAATGGAGAAAACACATGA
- a CDS encoding OmpA family protein, whose amino-acid sequence MPGKYKAILLSLTLSLYSITLFSQISEKRKEVAAKFVRQADLVMESTAAKEVAKELYIQAARIDPDNVDANFKAGKMYLETINKDRAATYFIKVLNLNSDYKFSLNYLIGRSYHFGLDFDEAIKYYQKYEEKLAENPTYSGSDKIDAEEVKNRILECYNGKEFVSNPQNYSIRNMGAQINSVYDDYAPVINRENSFMIFTTRRKDGNLSKDVDIDNEFFEDIFFSNFEDGKWSQAKNIGTPINTVFHNSNLSLSADGNILFLYTDENNGDILVSNKAENGTWTEPESIGPNINSLGFKESSVCLSPDGSRLYFSSNRPGGYGGSDIYYSEKDKKGAWKKAKNLGSVINTKYDDDGPFVDFSGDYFYFSSKGHKGMGGYDIFKSEYLIEEESWGEPVNMGYPINTSDNDIYFVSSNDGEIAYYATVRGGGYGLSDIYSIKEGQFEIPEESDSVSSVSKDTTSSVAQKAAPEKKNVILNLRIKDQSGELMNAKVSLINVDNQIVAAQRKMDDGVYKFKVENPDNSTYRLSVEKDGFAFINEDILFDGSEDEITQKDKEIVLSPLSVGTTKVLRNIYFDFDKSKIKSSSFDELSKVENMLARNPSLEIELGGHTDNIGKKEFNKRLSKARVDAVKNYLINKGVDPRRITTVGYGEEQPLATNDDEKEGRELNRRVEFKVLKQ is encoded by the coding sequence ATGCCAGGAAAGTATAAGGCTATTTTACTATCGTTGACGCTATCCTTATATTCGATCACCTTGTTTTCTCAAATATCCGAAAAGAGAAAAGAAGTTGCGGCAAAATTTGTCAGGCAGGCCGATCTGGTAATGGAGAGTACTGCGGCAAAAGAAGTTGCAAAGGAGCTTTATATTCAAGCAGCAAGAATAGATCCCGATAATGTGGACGCCAATTTCAAAGCGGGTAAAATGTACCTTGAAACAATCAATAAAGATAGGGCTGCCACTTATTTCATAAAGGTTTTAAATCTCAATTCCGATTATAAATTTTCCCTGAATTATTTGATAGGTCGCAGTTATCATTTCGGCTTGGACTTCGATGAAGCCATAAAGTATTATCAGAAATACGAAGAGAAACTAGCTGAGAACCCCACTTATAGTGGAAGCGATAAGATAGATGCTGAGGAAGTGAAAAATAGAATTCTTGAATGTTATAACGGAAAAGAGTTTGTTTCCAATCCACAAAATTATTCGATAAGAAATATGGGTGCCCAAATCAATTCTGTTTACGATGATTATGCACCTGTAATCAATAGGGAGAATTCCTTTATGATTTTCACTACTAGAAGAAAAGATGGGAACTTGTCAAAAGACGTGGACATCGATAATGAATTTTTTGAAGATATTTTTTTCAGCAATTTTGAAGATGGAAAATGGTCGCAGGCCAAAAATATTGGAACCCCAATAAATACTGTTTTTCACAATTCGAATTTGTCGTTATCAGCAGATGGAAATATTCTTTTTCTATACACCGATGAAAACAATGGTGATATATTGGTTTCGAATAAAGCCGAAAACGGAACCTGGACTGAGCCGGAGTCCATTGGGCCTAATATTAATTCATTAGGATTTAAAGAGAGTTCAGTTTGTCTTTCTCCCGATGGAAGCAGGCTCTATTTCTCAAGCAACCGGCCCGGAGGGTATGGTGGAAGTGATATTTACTACTCTGAGAAAGATAAAAAAGGAGCCTGGAAGAAAGCCAAAAATCTCGGTTCTGTGATTAATACCAAATACGACGACGATGGCCCTTTTGTGGATTTTTCAGGTGATTATTTTTATTTCAGTAGTAAAGGTCATAAAGGTATGGGCGGATACGATATTTTCAAGTCTGAGTATCTAATTGAAGAAGAGTCCTGGGGAGAACCTGTCAATATGGGTTATCCGATTAACACCTCTGATAATGATATTTATTTTGTGTCATCAAATGACGGCGAAATCGCTTATTATGCCACGGTAAGAGGGGGCGGATATGGCTTGTCTGATATATATTCGATCAAAGAGGGACAATTTGAAATTCCTGAAGAAAGTGACAGTGTATCAAGTGTATCAAAGGATACCACAAGTTCGGTGGCACAAAAAGCTGCCCCTGAAAAAAAGAACGTTATTCTGAATCTGAGAATCAAAGATCAAAGCGGGGAATTGATGAATGCTAAAGTGTCATTAATAAATGTTGATAACCAGATTGTAGCTGCTCAAAGAAAAATGGATGATGGTGTTTATAAATTCAAAGTAGAAAACCCCGATAACAGTACCTATCGACTTTCGGTAGAAAAAGACGGTTTCGCATTTATTAACGAGGATATATTATTTGATGGGTCGGAAGATGAAATAACACAGAAAGACAAAGAAATAGTTCTAAGTCCATTATCGGTGGGAACAACTAAAGTTTTGAGAAATATCTACTTCGACTTTGATAAATCGAAAATAAAATCAAGTTCATTTGATGAATTGAGCAAGGTTGAAAATATGCTTGCCAGAAATCCCAGTCTTGAAATAGAACTCGGAGGACATACCGACAATATTGGCAAGAAGGAATTTAATAAAAGACTATCCAAAGCAAGAGTTGATGCGGTAAAAAATTATCTCATTAATAAAGGTGTTGACCCAAGAAGAATTACGACGGTAGGTTACGGAGAAGAACAGCCTCTCGCAACCAATGACGATGAAAAAGAAGGTAGGGAATTAAATAGAAGAGTGGAGTTTAAAGTTCTTAAGCAGTAG